A window from Schistosoma haematobium chromosome 1, whole genome shotgun sequence encodes these proteins:
- a CDS encoding hypothetical protein (EggNog:ENOG410V44M~COG:T): MNDDILCLRFLNTHIAPFIVILGIIGNVLSIIVLRNRRMKSPVSIYLISLSVFDILLLVCAVVLFFEYPFAEEDNSSFLLSMHNSSTVDHVNTLNKLVNNITDHTKINNITTAHRIYALIQAHFIYPIALTAQTSAIWITVSLTVERYIAGCYPLHANVLSSVPKSRLVVCCCMICAIVYNIPRWFEITTQSVNTTELIKESNFSQYSIQYDWHSIFRLVYYTWGYILVMFLLPLIALLVMNIRLMYALRRSDFAVCKTLHSTQYLDNPHSNTNTIVDVNSNIYAKTSTISNKSITKQFPMRFQRSDHCKSCKSLKTPFTLYGPTRLAIQADKSITRMIIVVVGVFIACQLPALVFNIYFGIVSPKVLPYGWCALSELRNFLVVVNSSVNFIVYCVMGAKFRRSFIHVITPCWEIKFANNNTNNTRKPTVRLITLRSDVTELQ, from the coding sequence ccTGTGTCTACGATTCCTCAACACACATATTGCACCATTTATCGTCATTTTGGGTATAATTGGCAATGTACTATCTATTATTGTATTAAGAAATCGACGTATGAAATCGCcagtttcaatttatttaatcaGTTTATCAGTATTTGATATATTATTACTGGTTTGTGCTGTTGTATTATTTTTTGAATATCCTTTTGCTGAAGAAGATAATTCATCATTTTTACTATCAATGCATAATTCCTCAACAGTAGATCATGTTAACACattaaataaattagtaaaCAATATAACGGATCatacaaaaatcaataatataacTACAGCACATCGTATTTATGCACTTATTCAAGCACATTTCATTTATCCAATTGCATTAACAGCACAAACTTCTGCAATATGGATTACAGTTAGTTTAACAGTGGAACGATATATTGCTGGATGTTATCCTTTACATGCAAATGTATTATCATCTGTACCAAAATCTCGTTTAGTTGTATGCTGTTGTATGATATGTGCAATTGTTTATAATATACCAAGATGGTTTGAAATTACAACACAATCTGTAAATACAACTGAATTAATAAAAGAATCAAATTTTTCACAATATTCAATACAATACGATTGGCATTCAATATTTCGTCTTGTTTATTATACATGGGGATATATACTAGTAATgtttttattaccattaattgCCTTATTAGTAATGAATATTCGTTTAATGTATGCATTGCGTAGATCTGATTTTGCTGTATGTAAAACATTACATTCAACACAATATTTAGATAATCCACATAGTAATACTAATACAATAGTTGATgtgaattcaaatatttatgCAAAAACTTCTACAATATCAAACAAATCAATTACTAAACAATTTCCAATGAGATTTCAACGAAGTGATCATTGTAAATCATGTAAATCATTAAAAACTCCATTTACATTATATGGTCCAACACGATTAGCAATACAAGCAGATAAAAGTATAACACGTATGATTATTGTTGTAGTCGGTGTATTTATTGCATGTCAATTACCAGCATtagtatttaatatttattttggtaTTGTATCACCAAAAGTTTTACCATATGGTTGGTGTGCATTATCAGAATTACGTAATTTTTTAGTTGTAGTTAATTCAAgtgttaattttattgtttattgtgTAATGGGAGCTAAATTTCGTCGAAGTTTTATTCATGTCATTACACCATGTTGGGAGATTAAAtttgctaataataatactaataatacacGTAAACCTACTGTCCGGTTAATCACTTTACGATCAGATGTAACTGAACTTCAATGA